One genomic window of Camelina sativa cultivar DH55 chromosome 5, Cs, whole genome shotgun sequence includes the following:
- the LOC104786654 gene encoding UDP-glycosyltransferase 87A1, protein MNPIKPQPLGLRHVVAMPWPGRGHINPMLNLCKRLVRRDPNLIVTVVVTEEWLGFIGSDPKPNRVHFANLPNLIPSELVRANDFIGFVNAVLTRLEEPFERLLDRLSSPPPNAIIADTYIIWAVRVGAKRNIPVASFWTTSATILSLFIHSDLLASHGHFPVEPSESKLDEIVDYIPGLSPTRIRDLQISHGYCHEVFNAFKKSFGELSKAKYLLFPSAYELEPKAIDFFTSKFDFPVYATGPLIPFEELSVGNEDKELDYIEWLDEQPESSVLYISQGSFLSVSEAQMEEIVVGVRESGVRFLWVARGGELKLKESLKGSSGVVVSWCDQLRVLCHVAVGGFWTHCGFNSTLEGIYSGVPMLAFPVFWDQFLNAKMIVDEWMVGMRIERKKKTEVLIVSDEIKELVIRFMDGKSEDGKEMRKRVCDLSEICRGAVAESGSSDADIDAFVKDITKIV, encoded by the exons ATGAATCCAATCAAACCTCAGCCACTCGGACTCCGCCACGTGGTGGCAATGCCTTGGCCAGGAAGAGGCCACATCAACCCAATGTTAAACCTCTGCAAACGCCTCGTCCGGCGAGACCCGAACCTCATCGTCACAGTCGTCGTCACAGAAGAATGGCTCGGGTTCATTGGATCCGACCCGAAACCTAACCGGGTCCACTTCGCCAATCTCCCAAATCTCATCCCTTCCGAGCTCGTCCGGGCCAACGACTTCATCGGCTTCGTCAACGCCGTCCTCACCAGATTAGAGGAGCCCTTCGAGCGGCTTCTTGACCGTCTCAGCTCTCCACCTCCTAACGCAATCATCGCCGACACTTACATCATTTGGGCAGTTCGTGTCGGCGCAAAAAGGAATATTCCGGTGGCTTCTTTCTGGACCACGTCCGCcacaattctctctctcttcattcaCTCCGATCTTCTCGCAAGCCACGGCCACTTCCCGGTAGAACCATCAG AATCAAAACTTGACGAGATCGTTGATTACATCCCGGGTTTGTCTCCGACGCGAATCCGTGATTTGCAGATCTCTCACGGCTATTGTCATGAGGTCTTCAATGCATTCAAAAAGTCTTTCGGTGAGCTATCCAAAGCTAAGTACCTTCTCTTCCCTTCTGCATATGAGCTCGAACCAAAAGCCATCGACTTTTTCACTTCCAAGTTTGACTTCCCTGTTTACGCCACTGGTCCGTTAATACCCTTTGAAGAACTATCCGTTGGAAATGAGGACAAGGAACTTGATTACATTGAATGGCTTGACGAGCAACCAGAAAGCTCTGTGCTTTATATATCTCAAGGGAGTTTTCTTTCGGTCTCTGAAGCTCAGATGGAGGAGATAGTGGTAGGTGTGAGAGAGAGTGGAGTCCGGTTTCTTTGGGTAGCTCGTGGGGGCGAGTTGAAGCTTAAAGAGTCTCTTAAAGGTAGCTCGGGTGTTGTGGTGAGCTGGTGCGATCAGCTGCGTGTGCTGTGTCATGTGGCGGTAGGCGGGTTTTGGACGCATTGCGGGTTTAACTCGACATTGGAAGGGATATATTCGGGTGTACCAATGCTTGCGTTTCCTGTTTTTTGGGATCAGTTTCTGAACGCGAAGATGATTGTTGACGAGTGGATGGTCGGAATGAggatcgagaggaagaagaagacagaggtGTTGATAGTGAGTGATGAGATCAAGGAATTGGTAATAAGGTTTATGGATGGAAAGAGTGAAGATGggaaagagatgagaaaaagGGTTTGTGATCTCAGTGAGATATGTCGAGGTGCTGTTGCAGAAAGTGGTTCTTCTGATGCTGACATCGACGCTTTCGTTAAAGATATTACCAAGATCGTTTGA
- the LOC104786655 gene encoding extensin-2-like — protein sequence MGVKRSSRTMGLGHCMVYVVVLSAIAATVTSYPYSSPQTPQYNSPTHEHKSPYPPKKYSPHYSASPPPSPQYRRQGPKYTPHPKPYVSSPPPPSYYSPSPKITYKSPPSSYVYSSPPPPPYYSPSPKVDYKSPPPPYVYNSPPPPYYTPSPKVDYKSPPPPYVYSSPPPPYYSPSPKVDYKSPPLPYVYSSPPPPCYSPSPKVDYKTPPLPYVYSSPPPPYYSPSPKVQYKSPPPPYVYSSPPPPYYSPSPKVDYKSPPPPYVYSSPPPPYYSPSPKVDYKSPPPPYVYSSPPPPYYSPSPKVDYKSPPPPYVYSSPPPPYYSPSPKVDYKSPPPPYVYNSPPPLYYSPSPKVNYKSPPPPYVYSSPPPPYYSPSPKVDYKSPPPPYVYRSPPPPYYSPSPKVEYKSPPPPYVYSSPPPTYYTPSPKVDYKSPPPPYVYSSPPPPYYSPSPKVEYKSPPPPYIYSSPPPPYYTPSPKVDYKSPPPPYVYSSPPPPYYSPSPKVDYKSPPPPYVYSSPPPPYYSPSPKVDYKSPPPPYVYSSPPPPYYFPSPKVDYKSPPPPYVYSSPPPPYYFPSPKVDYKSPPPPYVYSSPPPPYYSPSPKVTYKSPPPPSAYKTPYY from the coding sequence ATGGGTGTGAAGAGATCCTCAAGAACAATGGGCTTAGGGCATTGCATGGTCTATGTTGTGGTCCTCAGTGCCATTGCGGCTACAGTGACATCATACCCTTACTCATCCCCCCAAACACCACAATACAATTCTCCAACCCATGAACACAAATCACCTTATCCACCTAAAAAGTATTCCCCACACTACTCAGCATCACCGCCACCGTCACCACAATATAGAAGACAAGGTCCTAAGTACACGCCACATCCAAAACCTTATGTTTCCAGCCCCCCACCACCATCTTACTATTCTCCTTCTCCTAAGATCACTTACAAATCACCACCTTCATCATACGTTTATAGCTCTCCACCCCCTCCACCTTATTACTCTCCTTCCCCAAAGGTTGACTACAAATCCCCACCCCCACCATACGTCTACAACTCACCACCTCCGCCATACTACACTCCTTCCCCAAAGGTAGACTACAAATCCCCACCACcgccatacgtctacagctcaccacctccaccatactactctccttcGCCAAAGGTGGACTATAAATCTCCACCGCtgccatacgtctacagctcaccCCCTCCACCATgctactctccttctcctaaggtagactacaaaACTCCACCCCtgccatacgtctacagctcaccacctccgccatactactctccttccCCAAAGGTTCAGTACAAATCCCCACCCCcgccatacgtctacagctcaccacctccgccatactactctccttccccaaaggtagactacaaatccccaccaccaccatacgtTTATAGCTCACCACCTCCgccatactactctccttctccaaaGGTTGACTACAaatccccaccaccaccatacgtTTATAGCTCACCACCTCCgccatactactctccttctccaaaGGTTGACTACAaatccccaccaccaccatacgtctatagctcaccacctcctccatactactctccttccCCAAAGGTAGACTACAAATCCCCACCACCGCCATACGTCTACAACTCACCACCTCCACTATACTACTCTCCTTCGCCAAAGGTGAACTACAAATCCCCACCCCcgccatacgtctacagctcaccacctccgccatactactctccttccCCAAAAGTTGACTACAAATCTCCACCCCCGCCATACGTCTACAGATCACCACCTCCgccatactactctccttccCCAAAGGTTGAGTACAAATCTCCACCCCCACCATACGTTTACAGCTCACCACCTCCAACATACTACACTCCTTCCCCAAAGGTAGACtacaaatctccaccaccaccatacgtcTATAGTTCACCACCTCCgccatactactctccttctccaaaGGTTGAGTACAAATCACCACCCCCGCCATACATCTACAGCTCACCACCTCCGCCATACTACACTCCTTCCCCAAAGGTAGACTACAaatccccaccaccaccatacgtcTATAGCTCACCACCTCCgccatactactctccttctccaaaGGTTGACTACAAATCCCCACCACCGCCATACGTCTATAGCTCACCGCCTCCgccatactactctccttctccaaaAGTGGACTACAAATCCCCACCACCGCCATACGTATATAGCTCACCACCTCCTCCATACTACTTTCCTTCCCCAAAGGTAGACTACAAATCCCCACCACCGCCATATGTCTATAGCTCACCACCTCCACCATATTACTTTCCTTCTCCAAAGGTTGACTATAAATCTCCACCACCGCCATACGTCTATAGCTCACCAcctccaccatactactctccctCTCCAAAAGTGACATATAAATCTCCTCCACCCCCATCTGCCTACAAGACACCCTACTATTGA
- the LOC104786656 gene encoding UDP-glycosyltransferase 87A2-like has translation MDPTESSPNQFRHVVAMPYPGRGHINPMMNLCKRLVRRYPDLHVTFVVTEEWLGFIGSDQKPDRIHFATLPNLIPSELVRANDFISFIDAVYTILEEPFEKLLDRLNSPPPSAIIADTYCIWAVRVGKKRNIPVVSLWTMSATILSFFLHADLLVSHGHALTEPSGDEVLDYVPGLSPTKLRDLPPIFEGYSHVLFKKAKLCFDELPGAKCLLFTTACELEPKAIEAFTSKLDIPVYAIGPSIPFEELCVGNEGSDPDYIRWLDEQPEGSVIYISQGSFLSVSEVQMDEIVEGVRESGVRFLWVARGGESKLKEAFEGSSGVVVSWCDQLRVLCHKAVGGFWTHCGFNSTLEGIYSGTPMLAFPLFWDQLLNAKMIVEDWRVGMRIERKEEKLLIGREEIKEVVKRFMDRESEEGKEMRRRACDLSDISRGAVAESGSSVSNIDAFVRNITNTN, from the exons ATGGATCCAACTGAATCATCACCAAACCAATTCCGCCATGTGGTGGCCATGCCTTATCCTGGTCGAGGCCACATCAACCCAATGATGAACCTCTGCAAACGCCTCGTCCGTCGATACCCTGACCTCCACGTTACTTTCGTCGTCACTGAAGAATGGCTCGGGTTCATCGGATCCGACCAGAAACCCGACCGGATCCACTTCGCAACTCTCCCGAATCTCATCCCCTCCGAGCTCGTCCGTGCCAATGACTTCATAAGCTTCATAGATGCCGTCTACACAATATTAGAGGAGCCGTTCGAGAAGCTTCTTGACCGACTCAATTCGCCGCCTCCGAGTGCAATCATCGCCGACACTTACTGTATTTGGGCAGTACGTGTCGGAAAGAAAAGGAATATTCCGGTGGTTTCTCTCTGGACCATGTCGGCCACGATTCTCTCGTTCTTTCTTCACGCTGATCTACTCGTAAGTCACGGCCATGCTCTGACCGAACCATCAG GGGATGAAGTTCTTGATTATGTCCCCGGTTTATCTCCGACAAAACTCCGGGATTTGCCGCCGATATTTGAGGGTTACAGCCACGTACTCTTCAAGAAAGCTAAGTTGTGTTTTGATGAGCTCCCTGGAGCTAAGTGTCTTCTCTTCACTACTGCTTGTGAACTTGAACCTAAAGCCATTGAGGCTTTCACCTCCAAGCTCGATATCCCGGTTTATGCTATCGGTCCTTCAATACCATTTGAAGAACTATGCGTTGGGAATGAAGGTAGTGATCCTGATTATATCCGGTGGCTTGATGAGCAACCAGAAGGTTCTGTGATTTATATATCTCAAGGGAGTTTTCTTTCGGTCTCTGAAGTTCAGATGGATGAGATAGTTgaaggagtgagagagagtggAGTTCGGTTTCTATGGGTGGCTCGTGGGGGAGAGTCGAAGCTGAAGGAGGCTTTTGAAGGTAGCTCAGGTGTAGTGGTGAGCTGGTGCGATCAGCTGCGTGTGCTGTGTCACAAAGCTGTTGGTGGGTTTTGGACGCATTGCGGGTTTAACTCAACATTGGAAGGGATATATTCGGGTACACCGATGCTGGCGTTTCCGCTGTTTTGGGATCAGCTTCTGAACGCAAAGATGATTGTTGAGGACTGGAGAGTCGGAATGAGGATCgagaggaaggaggagaagtTGTTGATAGGGAGAGAGGAGATCAAGGAAGTAGTGAAGAGGTTTATGgatagagagagtgaagaagggAAGGAGATGAGAAGAAGGGCTTGTGACCTCAGTGACATCAGTCGAGGAGCTGTTGCGGAAAGCGGTTCGTCTGTTTCTAACATCGACGCTTTCGTTAGGAATATTACCAATACAAATTAA
- the LOC104786657 gene encoding LOB domain-containing protein 12: protein MAGPGSSPCASCKLLRRRCAKDCIFAPYFPPDDPHKFAIVHKVFGASNVSKMLQELPVHQRADAVNSLVFEANARVRDPVYGCVGAISYLQNQVSQLQMQLAVAQAEILCIQMQNEPTLQSHHHVLELDQDHKALLLQNNNNNINNCSNNNNNNNNNLGYAMSSGQFNSNFASPSSIMQMQMQMQMQDPLKQESLWT from the exons ATGGCCGGTCCGGGATCATCGCCATGTGCTTCGTGTAAGCTTCTTCGACGACGCTGTGCAAAAGATTGCATCTTTGCTCCTTATTTTCCTCCTGACGATCCTCACAAATTTGCCATTGTTCATAAGGTCTTCGGAGCAAGTAACGTTAGCAAAATGTTGCAG GAGCTACCGGTTCATCAAAGAGCTGACGCGGTGAATAGCCTGGTTTTCGAAGCAAACGCACGAGTTAGAGATCCGGTATACGGATGCGTAGGAGCAATCTCCTACTTACAAAACCAAGTCTCGCAGCTTCAGATGCAACTAGCAGTGGCTCAAGCCGAGATTCTTTGCATTCAGATGCAAAATGAGCCAACCTTACAGTCTCATCATCATGTTCTTGAACTAGACCAAGACCACAAGGCTCTCTTgctacaaaacaacaacaacaacatcaataactgcagcaacaacaacaacaacaacaataacaacttAGGTTATGCCATGTCTTCTGGGCAGTTCAACTCTAACTTTGCATCTCCAAGCAGCATAATGCAAATGCAGatgcaaatgcaaatgcaagacCCTCTTAAGCAAGAATCTCTTTGGACttag